A portion of the Oscillospiraceae bacterium genome contains these proteins:
- a CDS encoding glycosyltransferase family 4 protein encodes MKKHIILCDCVSDEVESLCDALSSSDKKFEICSHIANWKRTGKMSELRRYGKYFAVALKYFMGRKKYDTIIGWQQFYVLIFCFFCSVFHVKKQNKLIALNFTYKEKNGKAKKIYRWFMGKCLETGYIDYLCVLSQNYAKIISEEFNLPLEKIIILPFGINDPYENFSKLAAPSEAPENGYVLAIGRSNRDYDFLISAWEKIEYPLVIIADTYKGSNRGNPNVHILRNVAGEASYPWIANCDAMVLPIDDGTICSGDTVLLTALAMKKKVLITAPSTLSEMYIVDFQNGLCVEKDKSKFEVLVKEMLFSDKYDYLQDNARESYLTNYSRMSMGKRIKEKI; translated from the coding sequence ATGAAAAAACATATAATCTTATGCGACTGCGTTTCGGATGAAGTCGAATCTTTGTGCGATGCACTTAGTTCTTCCGATAAAAAATTTGAAATATGCTCTCATATTGCCAATTGGAAAAGAACAGGTAAAATGAGCGAGCTTCGTCGCTACGGAAAATATTTTGCCGTTGCTTTAAAATATTTTATGGGCAGAAAAAAATATGATACCATAATCGGTTGGCAACAATTTTATGTTTTGATATTTTGCTTTTTCTGCTCTGTCTTTCACGTAAAAAAACAAAATAAATTGATTGCACTTAATTTTACATATAAAGAAAAAAACGGCAAGGCAAAGAAAATATATCGATGGTTTATGGGTAAATGTCTGGAAACAGGATACATTGATTATCTTTGTGTGCTCTCTCAGAATTATGCAAAAATAATAAGTGAAGAATTTAATTTACCCCTTGAAAAAATAATAATCTTACCCTTTGGCATCAATGACCCTTATGAAAATTTTTCAAAGCTTGCAGCTCCCTCTGAGGCTCCCGAAAACGGATATGTTTTGGCAATCGGAAGGTCAAACCGTGACTATGATTTTTTGATTTCTGCTTGGGAAAAAATAGAGTATCCTTTAGTAATTATTGCTGATACATATAAAGGAAGCAACAGAGGAAATCCAAATGTTCATATTCTTCGTAACGTTGCAGGCGAAGCTTCTTACCCTTGGATAGCAAACTGTGATGCTATGGTTCTCCCTATTGATGACGGAACTATTTGTTCAGGAGATACTGTTTTGCTTACTGCTCTTGCGATGAAGAAAAAGGTGCTTATAACTGCACCGAGCACTTTATCTGAGATGTATATTGTTGATTTTCAAAACGGTCTTTGTGTCGAAAAGGACAAATCTAAATTTGAAGTTCTCGTAAAAGAAATGCTTTTTTCTGATAAATACGATTATTTACAAGATAATGCACGTGAAAGCTATCTTACCAATTATTCAAGAATGAGTATGGGGAAACGTATAAAAGAAAAAATATAA
- a CDS encoding radical SAM protein: MAKKLNGTVIVTYRCNAKCTMCNRYKVPSLPEEEISIETIKKLPEMYFTNITGGEPFIREDLKEIVRELYKKSERIVISTNGFFTERIVDLCKEFPQVGIRISIEGLEQTNNEIRGLEDGFNRGYTTLKTLVDMGMKDVGFGMTVQDKNAPDLVALYDISDELGMEFATASLHNSFYFVEANNIIHDRMMVAQHFEDLINRLLESNSPKKWFRAYFNHGLINYIFSQKRLLPCDMSFDTFFIDPYGDVMPCNGTKEKEVMGNLNKQSWEELWNSAEAEEVRKKVRCCDRNCWMIGSVSPAMHKYIHKPMLWVIKHKFLFFFKKKKYSMYENKIVRDFRDGKVSKEYLDTCSTCENCGNKC, translated from the coding sequence ATGGCTAAAAAACTTAACGGCACAGTAATTGTAACCTATCGCTGTAATGCAAAATGCACTATGTGCAACAGATATAAAGTTCCATCACTGCCCGAAGAGGAAATTTCTATTGAAACTATTAAAAAGCTTCCTGAAATGTATTTCACCAATATAACCGGTGGCGAACCGTTTATACGTGAAGACCTTAAAGAAATAGTGCGAGAGCTTTACAAAAAAAGTGAACGTATTGTAATTTCAACCAACGGCTTCTTTACTGAAAGAATAGTTGATTTATGTAAAGAATTTCCGCAAGTGGGAATTCGCATTTCAATTGAAGGCTTAGAGCAAACCAATAATGAAATCAGAGGTCTTGAGGACGGCTTTAACAGAGGCTATACAACCCTTAAAACCCTTGTTGATATGGGTATGAAGGACGTAGGCTTCGGTATGACGGTACAGGATAAAAATGCACCTGACCTTGTTGCACTTTATGATATATCCGATGAGCTTGGTATGGAATTTGCCACTGCCTCGCTTCACAATAGCTTCTATTTTGTTGAAGCAAACAATATCATTCATGACAGAATGATGGTTGCACAACATTTTGAAGACCTTATAAATCGCCTTTTAGAGTCAAACAGTCCTAAAAAGTGGTTTAGAGCTTACTTTAATCACGGACTTATAAATTACATTTTCAGCCAGAAAAGATTACTCCCCTGCGATATGAGCTTTGATACTTTCTTTATTGACCCCTACGGCGATGTTATGCCTTGTAACGGAACTAAAGAAAAAGAGGTAATGGGCAATCTGAATAAGCAGAGCTGGGAGGAATTATGGAACAGCGCAGAAGCGGAAGAGGTTCGCAAAAAGGTACGTTGCTGTGACAGAAACTGCTGGATGATAGGCTCAGTTTCCCCCGCTATGCATAAATATATTCATAAGCCTATGCTTTGGGTTATCAAGCATAAGTTTTTGTTCTTTTTCAAGAAAAAGAAGTACTCTATGTATGAAAATAAAATCGTACGTGATTTTCGTGACGGTAAGGTGAGCAAGGAATATTTAGACACCTGCTCTACCTGTGAAAATTGCGGCAATAAGTGTTAA
- a CDS encoding polysaccharide pyruvyl transferase family protein: MKGVCLKYTQNNYGSKLQALATVKIFEEFGLDYEIIEYNKKTIRFILKTLPRFFNFIFLNDRYDQFQRIIEYKRHPEVEKQINIRQKAFWSFDEPFNSHLSEKYGSYEELKSKCKEKYDCVITCSDQLWSPAALGSGFYNLMFVPEEVTKISWASSFGVSKIPWYQVGRTKKYLNRIEHISMRENRGAEIVEELTGRQVPVLMDPVFVFDKDKWNELIPYEKSEFGDYIFCYFLGSNPQHRAIAKALAEKTGMKIVTLRHLDRYVKQDEEFGDYAPYDVTPKRFLNILRNAAYICTDSFHGTAFSVIFEKKFVVFDRYSDTSANSKNSRISSVCDILGLNDRRYSNQFDIAEVMQRDIDYNKVSQKISQYRENTISYLKKAFEIE, encoded by the coding sequence ATGAAAGGTGTTTGTCTGAAATATACGCAGAATAATTACGGCAGTAAGCTACAGGCACTGGCCACCGTTAAAATCTTTGAAGAATTCGGTCTTGATTATGAAATAATTGAGTATAATAAAAAAACAATTCGTTTTATTCTAAAAACACTTCCACGATTTTTTAATTTTATTTTTTTAAATGATAGATATGACCAGTTTCAACGTATTATTGAATATAAGCGCCACCCCGAAGTTGAAAAACAAATAAATATACGGCAAAAAGCGTTTTGGTCTTTTGATGAGCCCTTTAACAGCCACCTTTCCGAAAAATACGGCAGCTATGAGGAGCTTAAAAGCAAATGCAAAGAAAAATATGACTGTGTCATCACCTGCAGTGACCAGCTATGGTCCCCCGCTGCATTGGGCTCAGGCTTTTATAACCTTATGTTTGTACCTGAAGAGGTTACTAAAATTTCTTGGGCATCAAGCTTTGGAGTAAGTAAAATTCCTTGGTATCAGGTAGGCAGAACTAAAAAGTATTTAAACCGAATTGAACATATCAGTATGCGTGAAAACCGAGGTGCCGAAATCGTTGAAGAGCTTACCGGCAGACAAGTCCCTGTTTTAATGGACCCTGTATTTGTTTTTGATAAAGATAAATGGAATGAGCTTATTCCTTATGAAAAAAGTGAATTCGGCGATTACATATTTTGTTACTTTTTGGGCTCTAATCCCCAACACCGTGCTATCGCAAAGGCGCTTGCCGAAAAAACGGGTATGAAAATCGTAACCTTACGCCATCTTGACCGTTATGTAAAGCAGGATGAAGAGTTTGGCGATTATGCGCCCTATGATGTTACGCCGAAAAGGTTTTTAAATATTTTAAGAAATGCAGCCTATATATGTACAGACTCATTTCACGGTACTGCATTTTCAGTTATTTTTGAAAAGAAATTTGTGGTGTTTGACCGCTACAGCGACACATCTGCAAATTCTAAAAATTCACGGATAAGCTCTGTTTGTGATATACTCGGACTTAATGACAGGCGGTATTCAAATCAGTTTGATATAGCAGAAGTTATGCAACGTGATATTGATTATAATAAAGTGTCCCAAAAAATTTCACAATATCGTGAAAATACAATTTCATACTTAAAAAAAGCGTTTGAAATTGAGTAA